Proteins from a genomic interval of Trifolium pratense cultivar HEN17-A07 linkage group LG6, ARS_RC_1.1, whole genome shotgun sequence:
- the LOC123888491 gene encoding uncharacterized protein LOC123888491 isoform X2, with amino-acid sequence MDESYPPNTLAQCRICHDEDEDLNMDTPCSCCGTLKHAHRICVQRWCNEKGDTTCEICQQQLKGYTAPPPAPLFHYGGNWEIPRIGLNNNQFITLFPANHEFMDPNFEFSAPSTRSLMFFRIVAIILLVWGITGLIVPVYIMVKAITTIQQLQHQERNSLVQSQLRVIHIQ; translated from the exons atggATGAGTCATATCCTCCTAATACATTGGCACAATGTCGAATATGtcatgatgaagatgaagacttAAACATGGATACACCTTGTTCTTGTTGTGGCACATTGAAG CATGCACATCGAATATGTGTTCAAAGATGGTGCAATGAGAAAGGTGATACTACTTGTGAGATTTGCCAACAG CAACTTAAGGGCTATACTGCTCCTCCACCAGCTCCTTTATTCCACTATGG GGGCAATTGGGAAATTCCAAGAATTGGTCTTAATAATAATCAGTTCATAACACTGTTTCCTGCTAATCATGAATTCATGGACCCTAACTTTGAATTTTCAGCACCCTCTACAAGGAGCCTCATGTTCTTCCGCATTGTTGCCATTATT TTGCTAGTGTGGGGAATCACTGGATTAATTGTACCAGTGTATATAATGGTAAAAGCTATTACAACTATCCAACAACTTCAACACCAG GAGCGAAATTCTCTTGTGCAATCTCAGTTGCGTGTAATCCATATTCAGTGA
- the LOC123888491 gene encoding uncharacterized protein LOC123888491 isoform X1, with protein MDESYPPNTLAQCRICHDEDEDLNMDTPCSCCGTLKHAHRICVQRWCNEKGDTTCEICQQQLKGYTAPPPAPLFHYGGNWEIPRIGLNNNQFITLFPANHEFMDPNFEFSAPSTRSLMFFRIVAIIFIVLLVLRHTLPIIFILNGVGEYSLTVFMLLVWGITGLIVPVYIMVKAITTIQQLQHQERNSLVQSQLRVIHIQ; from the exons atggATGAGTCATATCCTCCTAATACATTGGCACAATGTCGAATATGtcatgatgaagatgaagacttAAACATGGATACACCTTGTTCTTGTTGTGGCACATTGAAG CATGCACATCGAATATGTGTTCAAAGATGGTGCAATGAGAAAGGTGATACTACTTGTGAGATTTGCCAACAG CAACTTAAGGGCTATACTGCTCCTCCACCAGCTCCTTTATTCCACTATGG GGGCAATTGGGAAATTCCAAGAATTGGTCTTAATAATAATCAGTTCATAACACTGTTTCCTGCTAATCATGAATTCATGGACCCTAACTTTGAATTTTCAGCACCCTCTACAAGGAGCCTCATGTTCTTCCGCATTGTTGCCATTATT TTTATTGTTCTGCTTGTTTTACGCCATACACTTCCAATCATATTCATACTGAATGGAGTAGGAGAGTATTCCTTAACAGTGTTTATG TTGCTAGTGTGGGGAATCACTGGATTAATTGTACCAGTGTATATAATGGTAAAAGCTATTACAACTATCCAACAACTTCAACACCAG GAGCGAAATTCTCTTGTGCAATCTCAGTTGCGTGTAATCCATATTCAGTGA
- the LOC123891189 gene encoding uncharacterized protein LOC123891189 translates to MALSFSHNNPLLHLNGNKTHFSFQSQTTLSSKANINCTHYFPQFPSIQCSNYKTSSSSSSINLRTCKNCKTQFDPSLNHPLACRFHTAHFGGETKRKFESVHEGGTMNTPGSGKVLQYWHCCGSEDPFDPGCTASPHSSYDD, encoded by the exons ATGGCTCTTTCATTTTCTCACAACAACCCTCTTCTTCATCTTAATGGGAACAAaactcatttttcttttcaatctcAAACCACACTTTCATCAAAAGCCAACATAAATTGTACACACTACTTCCCCCAATTCCCATCTATTCAATGTTCCAACTACAAAaccagcagcagcagcagcagcatcaACCTCAGAACTTGCAAGAACTGCAAAACCCAATTTGACCCTTCCCTCAACCACCCTCTTGCTTGTCGATTTCATACTGCCCATTTTGGAG GAGAAACTAAGAGGAAGTTTGAGAGTGTGCATGAAGGGGGAACCATGAACACTCCTGGCTCTGGCAAAGTTCTTCAGTATTGGCATTGTTGTGGATCCGAAGATCCATTCGATCCTGGTTGCACTGCTTCTCCTCACTCCTCATATGATGACTGA